In the genome of Phlebotomus papatasi isolate M1 chromosome 2, Ppap_2.1, whole genome shotgun sequence, one region contains:
- the LOC129802782 gene encoding TGF-beta-activated kinase 1 and MAP3K7-binding protein 3 isoform X1, producing the protein MESSGRKDVSQCASSIRTKQLFHEMKQKFPTASDDVVNECVLRNGDRATCVALLQRHVEATQAQLVPGHLPPRPPPPPRPPISPTIHITERSYAEAPSSTPTPPAGSPSDTLTALSRQTSRFATEITIPPREPREAFESPDEHTPTTTPKAPRRYTSVKFNLKDFSQDPDSAGDGSVELLQATNITYSSSSLNSEQGYQSRLHINVGRNGGVISAVRTRPTHNVQALAPLEPPSPPLPPPTHSPIPEDRSVNNQLRIKSALQNEFMNDQKRLVKMQRSLEILREPFSAESSQRVLQEITQLRCDCERMARAVEKYGPYVLGETNEAFYDNIYTGQKLPAQVRRSRSTRISQSTSQSVINHHLQVLSGRPNGLSMGTQDGTWTCCMCTFGNHPLMDNCEQCDMPRFNSAAPTHSTHVFQMAGFNSSYHESVNGSLL; encoded by the exons ATGGAAAGTAGTGGGCGCAAGGACGTGTCACAGTGCGCTAGTAGCATTCGCACCAAACAATTGTTCCACGAGATGAAACAGAAGTTCCCCACAGCTTCCGACGACGTGGTCAATGAATGTGTTCTGCGCAATGGGGATCGCGCCACATGCGTTGCCCTTCTGCAGCGTCACGTGGAAGCTACACAGGCGCAACTGGTTCCTGGTCACCTGCCACCTCGACCACCTCCACCACCACGACCGCCAATCTCTCCAACAATTCACATCACTGAGCGATCATATGCGGAAGCCCCATCTTCTACACCAACGCCACCCGCTGGCTCCCCATCGGACACCCTCACTG cgCTATCGCGACAGACGTCCCGCTTTGCCACTGAGATCACAATCCCGCCTCGAGAGCCCAGGGAGGCCTTTGAGTCTCCGGATGAACATACACCAACAACGACCCCAAAGGCACCCAGACGTTACACTTCCGTCAAGTTTAATCTCAAAGACTTCAGTCAAGATCCAGACTCAGCTGGAGATGGAAGTGTAGAGCTGCTACAGGCCACAAATATCACCTACTCCAGTAGTTCCCTGAATTCTGAACAGGGCTATCAGAGTCGTCTGCACATCAATGTGGGTCGCAATGGAGGGGTCATAAGTGCCGTTCGAACACGACCAACTCACAATGTCCAGGCGCTAGCGCCCCTGGAACCGCCATCGCCACCTCTACCACCACCCACGCACAGTCCCATACCCG AGGACAGAAGCGTAAACAATCAACTTCGGATCAAGAGTGCCCTCCAGAATGAATTTATGAATGATCAGAAGCGATTGGTGAAGATGCAGAGGAGTCTTGAGATACTGCGTGAACCCTTTTCTGCCGAGAGTTCCCAGAGAGTCCTTCAGGAGATCACCCAATTGCGTTGCGACTGTGAGAGAATGGCAAGAGCTGTGGAGAAATACGGGCCATATG TTCTGGGTGAGACAAATGAGGCATTTTACGATAACATCTACACAGGCCAAAAACTACCAGCCCAAGTTCGACGGAGTCGTTCAACGAGAATATCCCAGTCTACAAGTCAGTCTGTCATCAATCACCATTTGCAGGTGCTTTCGGGACGTCCCAATGGACTGTCCATGGGCACGCAAGATGGAACATGGACTTGCTGTATGTGCACTTTTGGCAATCATCCCCTAATGGACAACTGTGAGCAGTGTGATATGCCGAGATTCAACTCAGCAGCTCCAACACACTCCACGCACGTCTTCCAGATGGCCGGCTTCAACAGTAGCTACCACGAGAGTGTCAATGGGAGCCTCCTCTAA
- the LOC129802782 gene encoding TGF-beta-activated kinase 1 and MAP3K7-binding protein 3 isoform X2 translates to MESSGRKDVSQCASSIRTKQLFHEMKQKFPTASDDVVNECVLRNGDRATCVALLQRHVEATQAQLVPGHLPPRPPPPPRPPISPTIHITERSYAEAPSSTPTPPAGSPSDTLTALSRQTSRFATEITIPPREPREAFESPDEHTPTTTPKAPRRYTSVKFNLKDFSQDPDSAGDGSVELLQATNITYSSSSLNSEQGYQSRLHINVGRNGGVISAVRTRPTHNVQALAPLEPPSPPLPPPTHSPIPEDRSVNNQLRIKSALQNEFMNDQKRLVKMQRSLEILREPFSAESSQRVLQEITQLRCDCERMARAVEKYGPYGQKLPAQVRRSRSTRISQSTSQSVINHHLQVLSGRPNGLSMGTQDGTWTCCMCTFGNHPLMDNCEQCDMPRFNSAAPTHSTHVFQMAGFNSSYHESVNGSLL, encoded by the exons ATGGAAAGTAGTGGGCGCAAGGACGTGTCACAGTGCGCTAGTAGCATTCGCACCAAACAATTGTTCCACGAGATGAAACAGAAGTTCCCCACAGCTTCCGACGACGTGGTCAATGAATGTGTTCTGCGCAATGGGGATCGCGCCACATGCGTTGCCCTTCTGCAGCGTCACGTGGAAGCTACACAGGCGCAACTGGTTCCTGGTCACCTGCCACCTCGACCACCTCCACCACCACGACCGCCAATCTCTCCAACAATTCACATCACTGAGCGATCATATGCGGAAGCCCCATCTTCTACACCAACGCCACCCGCTGGCTCCCCATCGGACACCCTCACTG cgCTATCGCGACAGACGTCCCGCTTTGCCACTGAGATCACAATCCCGCCTCGAGAGCCCAGGGAGGCCTTTGAGTCTCCGGATGAACATACACCAACAACGACCCCAAAGGCACCCAGACGTTACACTTCCGTCAAGTTTAATCTCAAAGACTTCAGTCAAGATCCAGACTCAGCTGGAGATGGAAGTGTAGAGCTGCTACAGGCCACAAATATCACCTACTCCAGTAGTTCCCTGAATTCTGAACAGGGCTATCAGAGTCGTCTGCACATCAATGTGGGTCGCAATGGAGGGGTCATAAGTGCCGTTCGAACACGACCAACTCACAATGTCCAGGCGCTAGCGCCCCTGGAACCGCCATCGCCACCTCTACCACCACCCACGCACAGTCCCATACCCG AGGACAGAAGCGTAAACAATCAACTTCGGATCAAGAGTGCCCTCCAGAATGAATTTATGAATGATCAGAAGCGATTGGTGAAGATGCAGAGGAGTCTTGAGATACTGCGTGAACCCTTTTCTGCCGAGAGTTCCCAGAGAGTCCTTCAGGAGATCACCCAATTGCGTTGCGACTGTGAGAGAATGGCAAGAGCTGTGGAGAAATACGGGCCATATG GCCAAAAACTACCAGCCCAAGTTCGACGGAGTCGTTCAACGAGAATATCCCAGTCTACAAGTCAGTCTGTCATCAATCACCATTTGCAGGTGCTTTCGGGACGTCCCAATGGACTGTCCATGGGCACGCAAGATGGAACATGGACTTGCTGTATGTGCACTTTTGGCAATCATCCCCTAATGGACAACTGTGAGCAGTGTGATATGCCGAGATTCAACTCAGCAGCTCCAACACACTCCACGCACGTCTTCCAGATGGCCGGCTTCAACAGTAGCTACCACGAGAGTGTCAATGGGAGCCTCCTCTAA